A window of Chitinophaga sp. MM2321 contains these coding sequences:
- a CDS encoding RNA 2'-phosphotransferase, with protein sequence MISEKENKRISKFLSFVLRHQPGIIGITLDKHGWTDVETLIEKSNENGVHFDRIILNHIVETNAKKRFSFNESNEKIRASQGHSVEIELAYIAQKPPAILYHGTGQKSVTSIKLTGLEKRERHHVHLSIDIETAIAVGGRHGKPFVFEVLAEQMYVDKYEFFLSENGVWLTDNVPIIYLREYK encoded by the coding sequence ATGATTAGTGAAAAAGAAAATAAAAGGATCAGCAAATTTCTAAGCTTTGTGCTAAGACATCAACCCGGAATTATTGGGATTACATTAGATAAGCATGGTTGGACAGATGTTGAAACTTTAATAGAGAAATCAAATGAAAATGGTGTTCATTTTGACAGAATTATTTTGAACCATATTGTAGAAACGAACGCCAAAAAAAGATTTTCATTTAATGAAAGTAACGAGAAAATAAGGGCGAGTCAAGGGCATTCAGTTGAAATCGAACTTGCTTATATTGCTCAAAAACCGCCAGCAATTCTATATCACGGTACAGGGCAAAAATCTGTAACTTCAATAAAATTAACAGGACTTGAAAAACGAGAGCGACATCATGTACATTTAAGTATAGACATTGAAACAGCTATAGCGGTTGGAGGCAGACACGGGAAACCATTTGTTTTTGAAGTCCTGGCAGAACAAATGTATGTGGATAAGTATGAATTCTTTTTATCGGAAAACGGAGTTTGGCTGACTGATAATGTGCCGATAATATATTTGAGAGAGTATAAATGA
- a CDS encoding Eco57I restriction-modification methylase domain-containing protein, translating into MKLAKKTELYPTPHTDESPSEYADRLGVIYTSKVTLDHKKNLGQYFTPAKVANFMGEFGEIFKSSIRILDPGCGIGILSCSLIEKLVSSNSNIKEINLVAFENDNEILSYTDLCFSYLFLWLEEKGIIFSYFLCKNDFILHNSAILKSADSEDEEKYDLIITNPPYFKLNKDDARAVAAKSIINGQTNIYSIFLIISARLLSENGKLIFITPRSFTSGSYFKLFREKFLSMMDLTKIHLFISRKDAFERDKVLQENIIVVSEKKSAPIPNQLEIDFPDQSASTIYISYSHGINDLDSRNIKEYVITELVNLQSDQKIIHIPIVPNDEKAIQIFKLWTHNLASFDLKVSTGPVVDFRSLDFIKEKASKHSVPLIYLHNVNKMQFQWPLEKRNKGKIKGEYIISNELSSSRLVANKDYILMRRFSSKDDNSKLIASPYFAKWLSEYSLIGIENHLNYIYRENKDFKEVEILGLSGLLNSRLFDIYFRTFNGNINVSATELRDLPLPPASDIIKIGKKMIKLVSYDQDAINNIVESHFKIIFN; encoded by the coding sequence ATGAAACTTGCAAAAAAAACAGAATTATACCCAACACCACATACGGATGAAAGTCCATCAGAATATGCAGACAGATTGGGGGTCATCTATACATCAAAAGTTACATTAGACCATAAAAAAAATTTAGGCCAATATTTCACTCCAGCCAAAGTGGCGAACTTTATGGGAGAATTTGGAGAAATTTTCAAGAGTAGCATTCGCATTTTAGATCCAGGATGCGGAATTGGGATTCTCTCTTGTTCATTAATTGAGAAGCTTGTATCGTCTAACTCAAATATTAAGGAGATCAACCTCGTCGCTTTTGAAAATGACAATGAAATACTCTCGTATACAGATTTATGTTTTAGCTATCTCTTCTTATGGCTAGAAGAAAAGGGAATAATTTTTTCTTATTTCCTCTGTAAAAATGATTTTATTCTACATAATTCTGCCATTTTAAAAAGTGCCGATTCTGAAGACGAAGAAAAATATGATTTAATCATCACTAATCCTCCATATTTTAAACTTAACAAAGATGATGCGAGGGCCGTTGCCGCTAAATCTATAATAAATGGTCAAACTAATATCTATTCTATTTTTTTAATTATTTCTGCAAGACTACTTAGTGAAAATGGGAAGTTGATCTTTATCACTCCTAGAAGCTTTACTTCAGGAAGTTATTTTAAGCTATTCAGAGAAAAATTTCTCTCCATGATGGATCTAACAAAAATTCATCTTTTCATTTCAAGAAAAGATGCTTTTGAAAGAGATAAGGTCTTACAAGAAAACATCATAGTTGTTTCTGAGAAAAAATCGGCACCTATCCCAAATCAATTGGAGATAGATTTTCCGGATCAGTCAGCTTCCACAATTTACATCTCCTATTCTCATGGAATAAATGATTTAGATAGCAGAAACATCAAAGAATACGTAATTACCGAGTTAGTTAACCTTCAAAGTGATCAAAAGATTATCCACATTCCTATTGTCCCTAATGATGAAAAAGCAATTCAAATTTTTAAATTATGGACACACAATCTAGCTAGTTTTGATTTAAAAGTCTCAACAGGACCAGTAGTAGACTTTCGCAGTCTTGATTTTATAAAAGAGAAAGCCTCAAAACATTCAGTACCTTTAATATACCTGCATAACGTTAATAAAATGCAATTCCAGTGGCCCCTCGAAAAAAGAAACAAAGGAAAAATTAAAGGTGAGTACATAATATCTAATGAATTATCTTCATCACGACTAGTAGCAAATAAAGACTATATTCTAATGAGGAGATTTAGCTCAAAGGATGACAATAGCAAATTAATCGCGAGTCCTTATTTTGCTAAATGGCTTTCCGAATATTCCTTAATAGGAATTGAGAATCACTTAAACTATATTTATAGGGAAAATAAGGATTTCAAAGAAGTAGAGATTTTAGGGTTGTCTGGTCTCTTAAATAGTCGATTGTTTGATATCTACTTCAGAACTTTCAATGGGAATATCAATGTCAGTGCAACGGAATTGCGAGATCTACCACTTCCTCCCGCAAGTGATATCATAAAAATTGGAAAAAAAATGATAAAGCTTGTTAGCTACGATCAAGATGCAATTAATAATATTGTAGAAAGCCATTTTAAAATAATTTTTAATTAA
- a CDS encoding DUF488 domain-containing protein: MKKSENHSIYTIGHSTHSLAEFLAMLQSFDIKILVDIRRLPGSRKFPQFDQENLKISLEENGIKYIHLADLGGRRKAKKDSKNNRWNNDYFRGYADYMETEEFEKAIVKLEHIALEQPTAYMCSEAVWWRCHRSLVSDYLKAKGWTVLHIMATGKILEHAYTSPARVVGDHVFYSDID; the protein is encoded by the coding sequence ATGAAAAAATCAGAGAATCATTCCATCTATACCATAGGTCATTCGACTCACAGTCTGGCTGAATTTTTGGCTATGCTGCAATCCTTTGATATTAAAATTCTGGTCGATATACGCAGGTTGCCCGGCTCCCGCAAATTTCCACAATTCGACCAGGAAAATTTAAAAATATCCTTAGAAGAAAACGGAATAAAATATATACATCTGGCTGATTTGGGTGGACGAAGAAAGGCGAAGAAAGATTCGAAAAACAACCGGTGGAATAATGACTATTTCAGAGGTTATGCCGATTATATGGAAACCGAAGAATTTGAGAAGGCCATTGTTAAACTGGAACATATTGCCTTAGAGCAGCCAACAGCTTATATGTGCTCTGAAGCGGTTTGGTGGAGATGTCATCGTTCCCTGGTGTCTGATTATCTGAAAGCTAAAGGCTGGACCGTATTGCATATTATGGCGACAGGAAAAATTCTGGAGCATGCTTATACATCTCCTGCAAGAGTGGTGGGCGATCATGTTTTTTATTCTGACATAGATTAA
- a CDS encoding Dyp-type peroxidase yields the protein MNINSQNVIDYPNNNTIFMVWNFKENSDIKPVFERICALMSNLNNSAQVRATTSRASVVMGISHRAWKKLSLPEPLPKELLEFESITGQKHTAISTPGDLHFHIRADDKSYYIDMAADIAVILSQAATCSEEVHGFRYWDGRSILGFVDGTENPNGADRGFFGIIGDEDEKYKGGSYLFVQKYIHDLNAWRALSVPEQEKVFGRSKANDIEMADDVKPSNSHSALANVGDDLKIVRDNMPFGNIANNEMGTYFIAYASTFLTVTKMLNRMFVGEPEGNYDRILDFSTAKTGTLFFCPSMNMLKDFVG from the coding sequence ATGAATATTAATTCTCAAAACGTAATAGATTATCCGAATAACAATACCATTTTTATGGTATGGAATTTCAAAGAAAACAGTGATATAAAACCTGTTTTTGAACGTATATGTGCGCTGATGAGCAATCTTAATAATTCTGCTCAGGTGCGTGCCACAACTTCAAGAGCAAGTGTGGTGATGGGAATCAGTCACCGGGCATGGAAAAAACTGAGCTTGCCGGAACCGCTTCCAAAAGAATTGCTTGAATTTGAATCCATAACAGGACAGAAACATACCGCCATTTCCACACCGGGCGATTTGCATTTTCATATTCGGGCTGACGACAAGAGTTATTACATCGATATGGCTGCCGATATTGCCGTTATATTATCGCAGGCGGCAACTTGTTCCGAAGAAGTACACGGCTTCAGGTATTGGGATGGAAGAAGTATTTTAGGCTTTGTAGATGGCACTGAAAACCCGAATGGAGCAGATCGCGGTTTTTTTGGTATCATTGGAGATGAGGACGAAAAATATAAAGGCGGAAGTTATCTTTTTGTTCAGAAATATATCCACGATTTAAATGCCTGGAGGGCTTTGTCTGTTCCGGAGCAAGAGAAAGTATTTGGAAGGAGTAAAGCTAATGATATTGAAATGGCGGATGATGTAAAACCGTCCAATTCGCATTCCGCTTTGGCGAATGTAGGGGATGACCTGAAAATCGTTCGGGACAATATGCCCTTTGGTAATATAGCGAATAATGAAATGGGAACTTACTTTATCGCCTATGCAAGTACATTCCTTACAGTTACCAAAATGCTTAACCGAATGTTTGTAGGTGAACCAGAGGGTAATTACGACAGAATTTTAGATTTTAGTACAGCAAAAACAGGAACTTTATTCTTTTGCCCTTCGATGAATATGCTGAAAGATTTTGTAGGATAA
- a CDS encoding AAA family ATPase: MQIGITIPIIKQIQENLLENKLHEFIKYNIAELNPDDPSLPPQSGKTHYAISAICLNTIRKYGQSDWEIAVENFRKFNSQQTAAKEVDAILRNLEIQGFKSIANDHIELGRVNVFIGANGSGKTNILEAIALAGAARANDLNYESFYSRGVRVARPDQIISSFVDSSQGNSIDLKLNFLEKNEKFIYEFTLTPAHMQDVYTRWIDLSEEEMMPEILLQHFKEITQKTPNISGNELLSRANDLLAQRGLNKSRRYDPILTEYAIFDINTKSLRGIAPSESKKSPLGINGEGLDLFIASLNKEEKTILNRSKFLFDWLDDIISDKEDKLKLSGLKAGKSISTLYFRDLYMNSKNNTLSAENSNEGILHILFYIALFLSDKTPKLFAIDNIETALNPLLCQTLIEQIVSLSEDNGKQVLITTHNPAILDGLNLFDDEQRLFEVFRDDSGHTCTRRIKFKSDLSDKQGLKLSDMWMSGLLGAVPKNF, encoded by the coding sequence TTGCAAATAGGTATTACAATTCCGATTATAAAACAAATACAAGAGAATCTTTTAGAAAACAAGCTGCATGAATTTATAAAGTATAATATAGCTGAATTGAATCCAGATGATCCATCTCTCCCTCCCCAAAGTGGGAAGACCCACTATGCTATTTCAGCTATCTGTCTGAATACAATCCGAAAATATGGTCAATCCGACTGGGAAATTGCAGTAGAAAATTTCAGAAAATTTAATAGCCAGCAAACAGCAGCAAAAGAGGTTGATGCAATTTTAAGAAATTTAGAAATCCAAGGGTTTAAATCAATAGCCAACGACCACATTGAGCTAGGGAGGGTTAATGTCTTCATTGGTGCGAATGGATCAGGAAAGACAAATATACTAGAGGCAATCGCCTTAGCAGGAGCAGCAAGGGCTAATGACTTAAATTATGAGAGTTTCTATTCAAGGGGAGTTCGAGTAGCCAGACCGGACCAAATAATAAGTTCTTTTGTTGATTCTTCACAAGGAAATAGCATTGATCTGAAGTTAAACTTTCTTGAAAAAAATGAAAAATTTATCTATGAATTCACTCTAACTCCTGCGCATATGCAGGATGTATATACACGATGGATTGACCTCTCTGAAGAGGAAATGATGCCAGAAATATTGCTTCAACACTTTAAGGAAATAACTCAAAAGACGCCAAATATTAGCGGCAACGAATTGTTATCTAGAGCAAATGATCTGTTAGCACAAAGAGGACTCAACAAATCAAGGAGATATGATCCTATCTTAACAGAATATGCAATTTTCGACATAAATACTAAATCATTACGAGGAATCGCTCCAAGTGAAAGTAAAAAATCTCCATTAGGGATTAATGGGGAGGGCCTTGATCTATTTATTGCAAGTTTAAATAAGGAGGAGAAAACCATATTAAATAGAAGTAAATTTTTATTTGATTGGCTTGATGATATAATAAGTGATAAAGAAGACAAGTTAAAATTATCAGGGCTTAAGGCAGGTAAAAGTATATCCACTCTATATTTCAGAGACCTATATATGAATTCAAAAAACAACACATTATCTGCCGAGAATTCAAATGAAGGTATTTTGCATATACTCTTTTACATAGCCCTATTCTTGAGTGATAAAACACCCAAATTGTTTGCCATCGACAATATTGAAACAGCGTTAAATCCCTTATTATGTCAAACTTTAATAGAACAAATAGTTAGTTTATCAGAAGATAACGGTAAACAAGTTTTGATTACAACACATAATCCCGCAATACTTGATGGCCTTAATTTATTTGATGACGAACAACGGTTATTCGAAGTATTTCGTGATGATTCTGGACATACTTGTACCAGAAGAATCAAATTTAAATCCGATTTAAGTGATAAGCAAGGCTTGAAATTATCCGATATGTGGATGTCTGGCTTGCTAGGAGCTGTTCCTAAAAATTTTTAA
- a CDS encoding maleylpyruvate isomerase N-terminal domain-containing protein, producing the protein MALKTNIPIDVVHLIPMLDRKLLDLLKSLKPNEWQKQTVAKLWTVKDVVAHLVDGNIRMLSILRDNYFGEQITANSYQDLVNFLNGLNADWVKAMKRVSPQMLIFLLEITNQPYYDYLKSLDPFDKSVLAVSWAGEAESKNWMEIARQYTEKWLHQQQIRDAVNMPGLMMPELYYPFIDIFMLALPYTYRSMTADNGTIVKVTITTEIGGSWYLLRTDNTWNLEKNLTAAPTAEIIIDPDTSWKLFSKSLRPEQVKDKVKIHGEEKLGATALTMLSVMA; encoded by the coding sequence ATGGCCCTCAAAACGAACATTCCGATTGACGTAGTTCATTTGATACCAATGCTGGACAGGAAATTGTTGGACCTGCTGAAATCGCTTAAACCGAACGAATGGCAAAAACAGACCGTAGCGAAACTGTGGACTGTCAAAGACGTAGTTGCCCATTTGGTTGATGGTAATATTCGCATGCTTTCTATCCTTCGTGATAACTATTTCGGTGAACAAATAACAGCAAATTCCTACCAGGATTTAGTAAATTTTCTGAACGGACTGAATGCTGATTGGGTAAAAGCTATGAAAAGAGTAAGTCCGCAAATGCTTATTTTTCTTCTTGAAATAACCAATCAGCCATATTACGACTATCTCAAATCTTTAGATCCTTTTGATAAATCGGTTTTAGCAGTCAGTTGGGCGGGGGAGGCGGAGAGCAAAAACTGGATGGAAATAGCCCGTCAGTACACAGAAAAATGGCTGCATCAACAGCAGATAAGAGACGCGGTAAATATGCCCGGCTTAATGATGCCTGAACTTTATTATCCTTTCATTGACATTTTTATGCTTGCGCTTCCATACACATACCGATCAATGACTGCTGATAATGGTACAATTGTAAAGGTTACCATAACAACAGAGATTGGTGGGTCGTGGTATTTGCTGCGAACTGATAATACCTGGAATTTAGAGAAAAATCTCACAGCAGCGCCAACAGCTGAAATTATTATTGATCCAGACACTTCCTGGAAGCTGTTTTCAAAAAGCTTACGACCAGAACAAGTGAAAGATAAAGTGAAAATTCATGGAGAGGAAAAACTTGGAGCAACAGCATTGACCATGCTTTCTGTGATGGCATGA
- a CDS encoding SRPBCC domain-containing protein, which produces MKTDFTTTIMVDQSPQEVFNAVNNVRGWWSEEIEGSTDKLNEEFLYHYEDVHRCKMRIIEFVPNEKVVWLVLDNYFQFTKDKSEWIGTKVSFEISRQDNKTQLRFTHLGLVPEYECFDICKNAWTQYIQQSLFSLITKGKGQPNSTGHPTTADEEKLGSAHK; this is translated from the coding sequence ATGAAAACAGATTTCACTACTACCATTATGGTAGATCAAAGCCCCCAAGAAGTCTTCAATGCCGTCAATAATGTTCGCGGATGGTGGTCGGAAGAAATTGAAGGCAGCACAGACAAACTCAATGAGGAGTTTTTATATCATTACGAAGATGTGCATCGCTGCAAAATGAGAATAATAGAATTTGTCCCGAATGAAAAAGTAGTTTGGCTGGTGCTGGACAACTATTTTCAATTTACGAAGGACAAAAGCGAATGGATAGGCACAAAAGTTAGTTTTGAAATTTCCAGACAGGACAACAAAACGCAACTCCGCTTCACGCACCTGGGTTTAGTTCCTGAATATGAGTGTTTCGATATCTGTAAAAATGCATGGACCCAATATATACAGCAAAGTTTGTTTAGCCTGATCACCAAAGGTAAAGGACAGCCCAACAGCACCGGCCATCCAACAACGGCTGACGAGGAGAAACTGGGTTCTGCCCATAAGTAG
- the bla gene encoding subclass B3 metallo-beta-lactamase: protein MVLIAGILFTGYFANAQTVSGPENTPPEWSAPYQPFRIAGNLYYVGTYDLACYLITTSEGNILINTGLAASAAMINKNIETLGFRPADTRILLTTQAHYDHMAGTAAIQRLTGAKMMVDRGDSSVVADGGKSDYALNTTYEPVKIDRLLNNGDTIKLGDARLVMLHHPGHTKGSCSFLFDVRDEQRSYRVLIANMPTIVTAKKFSEIPAYPGIASDYAYTLREMKKLSFDIWLASHASQFGLHSKHKPGDKYNPAAFMDKAGYDAALKDLQLQFSKKVKER, encoded by the coding sequence ATGGTACTAATAGCCGGTATATTGTTTACCGGTTACTTCGCAAACGCTCAAACGGTATCAGGACCTGAAAATACACCGCCGGAATGGTCTGCCCCTTATCAGCCGTTCCGTATAGCCGGTAATCTGTACTATGTTGGCACCTACGATCTGGCGTGTTATCTTATCACCACCTCAGAAGGGAATATACTTATCAATACAGGGCTTGCTGCTTCGGCAGCTATGATCAATAAAAACATTGAGACATTAGGCTTCAGGCCTGCCGATACCCGTATATTATTGACAACACAGGCGCATTATGACCATATGGCCGGAACAGCAGCCATTCAGCGCCTTACCGGCGCCAAAATGATGGTTGACAGGGGCGATTCATCTGTAGTCGCGGATGGAGGAAAGTCTGATTACGCCCTGAACACTACCTATGAACCCGTTAAGATTGACCGGCTACTGAATAATGGAGACACCATAAAGCTGGGAGATGCACGGTTGGTAATGCTCCATCATCCTGGCCATACAAAAGGTTCCTGCAGTTTTTTATTTGATGTCAGGGATGAGCAGAGATCCTATCGTGTATTGATAGCCAATATGCCCACTATTGTTACTGCGAAAAAGTTTTCGGAAATACCTGCATACCCGGGAATCGCCAGCGACTATGCATATACCCTGCGTGAAATGAAGAAATTATCCTTCGATATATGGCTTGCTTCGCATGCCAGCCAGTTCGGACTTCATTCCAAACATAAACCCGGCGACAAGTATAATCCTGCTGCGTTTATGGATAAAGCCGGGTATGATGCAGCACTGAAGGATTTGCAACTTCAGTTTTCCAAAAAAGTAAAGGAGAGGTAG
- a CDS encoding helix-turn-helix domain-containing protein — MKQVTIIVPKGDVNLSSITGTFEILSRANAYWQKMGNQPMMEIHIAGFVTELKLDAGFFSVYPENIKDIKKTDLLIIPSVSYDPEVMEENAALITWVTEQYKAGAEVASMCSGAFLLAATGLLDGKSCCTHWNMSTDFKRLFPDVHLQTDKLITVEKGIYTNGGGYSFLNLILFLVEKYFDRQIAIYCSKIFQIDIERSSQSPFHIFQTQKNHGDELICQAQTYIEENLCEKISFEELASKLATSRRNFDRRFIKATGNTPVEYLQRVKVEVAKNTLERGRKSIFEVMMEVGYSDDKAFREVFKKITGLSPLDYRAKYNKEAILS; from the coding sequence ATGAAACAGGTAACCATTATTGTTCCGAAAGGAGATGTCAATCTTAGCAGCATAACAGGTACGTTTGAAATCCTGAGCAGAGCAAATGCGTATTGGCAAAAGATGGGCAACCAGCCAATGATGGAGATCCATATAGCCGGTTTTGTGACAGAACTGAAATTGGATGCCGGCTTCTTTTCAGTTTATCCTGAAAATATCAAAGACATAAAAAAAACTGACCTGCTGATCATACCTTCTGTCTCTTATGATCCTGAGGTAATGGAAGAGAATGCGGCACTGATTACCTGGGTCACGGAACAATATAAAGCAGGCGCTGAAGTTGCGAGTATGTGCTCCGGTGCATTTCTACTGGCCGCTACCGGCTTGCTGGATGGCAAGAGTTGTTGCACGCATTGGAATATGTCGACCGATTTCAAGCGACTGTTTCCAGATGTTCATCTTCAAACCGATAAACTGATCACGGTTGAAAAAGGAATATATACCAACGGTGGCGGGTACTCGTTTTTAAACCTGATCCTTTTTTTAGTAGAGAAATATTTTGACAGGCAGATAGCTATTTACTGTTCAAAAATTTTTCAAATTGATATTGAAAGATCATCACAATCACCTTTTCATATTTTTCAAACGCAAAAGAACCATGGTGATGAATTGATTTGCCAGGCACAAACTTATATTGAAGAAAATCTGTGTGAAAAAATTTCATTCGAAGAACTGGCTTCAAAACTTGCAACCAGCAGGCGGAATTTTGACAGACGTTTTATCAAAGCTACCGGTAATACCCCGGTGGAATATTTACAGCGTGTGAAAGTAGAAGTGGCCAAGAACACCTTAGAAAGAGGCAGGAAAAGCATTTTTGAGGTAATGATGGAAGTTGGCTATTCAGATGATAAAGCGTTCAGAGAAGTGTTTAAAAAAATAACCGGCTTATCCCCTTTGGATTACAGGGCGAAGTATAATAAGGAAGCGATTTTGTCTTAG
- a CDS encoding two-component regulator propeller domain-containing protein has translation MTKLYLDNPFYSLLLVLMFFTCCNGPNKTQPQEIASEQKTFPDRHPKLIKTQGSHQSANVRCGLQDKAGNLWFGTIGEGVYRYDGKLFTQFTVKDGLNSNLVWSILEDTTGNIWFGTSDGICRYDGKKMTEIPISVTNGSNLFSNTLQNHNPQERNEVFSIIQDKSGIIWFGTTAGVYCCNGKSFTRFLDGDSIINKNGLSLKSVQCMLQDKNGNVWFGSGPMAFEGICLYDGKSLTNFKPKDEGWIRNILEDKKGNIWFGTRHYGACRYDGTTFTYLTEKEGIGNPMLVDKAGNIWFGGGEKLHTIESNGGIWCYDGKSYKNFNTKDGLGNYSVWSIMEDKAGNIWVGTRNNGLYRYDGKTFTSFSE, from the coding sequence ATGACTAAGTTATACTTAGATAATCCATTTTACTCTCTGCTTTTAGTATTGATGTTTTTTACTTGCTGTAACGGACCAAACAAAACTCAACCACAAGAAATTGCAAGTGAACAAAAAACATTCCCGGACAGACATCCGAAACTTATAAAAACCCAGGGCTCACACCAATCTGCTAATGTTCGTTGTGGGCTGCAGGATAAAGCAGGGAACCTATGGTTCGGCACCATAGGAGAAGGGGTTTATCGCTACGATGGGAAATTATTTACACAATTTACTGTGAAAGATGGGCTGAATAGCAATTTAGTTTGGTCCATTTTAGAGGATACAACAGGGAACATTTGGTTCGGAACTTCGGATGGTATCTGTCGCTACGATGGGAAAAAAATGACCGAAATTCCAATCTCTGTGACGAATGGTAGTAATCTATTTTCCAATACTTTACAAAATCATAACCCACAAGAGAGAAATGAGGTTTTTAGTATAATACAGGATAAAAGTGGAATAATTTGGTTTGGCACAACTGCTGGCGTCTATTGCTGCAATGGAAAATCTTTTACCCGTTTTTTAGATGGCGACAGCATTATAAATAAGAATGGGCTTAGTCTTAAAAGTGTTCAGTGTATGTTGCAGGATAAAAATGGTAACGTTTGGTTCGGCTCAGGGCCAATGGCATTTGAAGGCATTTGCCTGTATGATGGAAAATCCCTGACCAATTTTAAACCGAAAGATGAAGGATGGATTCGTAATATATTGGAAGATAAAAAAGGAAATATTTGGTTCGGTACAAGACACTATGGTGCGTGCCGTTATGATGGCACAACCTTTACTTATTTGACAGAGAAAGAAGGTATTGGTAATCCTATGTTAGTAGATAAGGCAGGAAATATTTGGTTCGGTGGCGGTGAAAAGCTGCATACCATAGAAAGTAATGGCGGGATTTGGTGTTATGATGGTAAGTCCTATAAAAATTTTAATACTAAAGACGGTTTGGGTAATTATTCAGTTTGGAGTATTATGGAAGATAAAGCTGGCAACATCTGGGTAGGCACAAGAAATAATGGATTGTATCGTTACGATGGGAAAACCTTTACCAGTTTTTCGGAATAG
- a CDS encoding cupin domain-containing protein, with the protein MKLNIITLCCIAFLFLFACKQNKAAKIEAVTLIETNKSWNGSDLPKYPDGKPKITVLKITIPPHSKLNIHKHLVINAGVLTKGELTVVDEQHNTLNLKAGDALVELVNTYHYGENKGNVPAEIIVFYAGTENLPITVTKNNELRDH; encoded by the coding sequence ATGAAACTAAATATAATTACATTATGCTGCATTGCTTTTTTATTTCTTTTTGCCTGTAAACAAAATAAAGCCGCTAAGATCGAGGCAGTTACCTTAATAGAAACAAACAAAAGTTGGAATGGCAGCGACTTGCCAAAATACCCTGATGGGAAACCTAAAATTACGGTTTTAAAAATAACGATACCACCGCATTCTAAATTGAATATTCATAAACATCTGGTAATTAACGCAGGTGTGTTGACAAAAGGAGAATTAACAGTGGTTGATGAACAACATAATACCTTGAATCTAAAAGCAGGTGATGCTTTAGTTGAACTTGTAAACACTTATCACTATGGTGAGAATAAAGGAAATGTACCTGCTGAAATCATTGTTTTCTATGCAGGTACAGAAAACTTACCAATCACTGTTACTAAAAACAATGAATTAAGAGATCATTAA